A window of Pyrobaculum aerophilum str. IM2 contains these coding sequences:
- a CDS encoding rhomboid family intramembrane serine protease → MALPLRDINPTMTFPFVTKALVFINVAVFIYELLNPAVIQKYAFVPALAFSEPYRWVTHMFLHGGLLHIVGNMIYLWVFGDNVEDHYGHFRFLALYLMWGLAAAFVHYWAVASQAALLSAVGVVGDPMWVPAVGASGAISGVLGAYMVLYPHARILTLTFFIVITLVEIPAWAYIGFWFIYQLFYGALEFITLQSSGVAYFAHIGGFIAGALTALIYRRRRAVHYYWYWQ, encoded by the coding sequence GTGGCTCTGCCGTTGCGAGATATAAATCCTACAATGACGTTTCCGTTTGTCACAAAGGCGTTGGTGTTTATAAACGTTGCCGTGTTTATCTACGAGCTTCTTAACCCCGCCGTTATTCAAAAATACGCCTTTGTTCCAGCCCTGGCATTTTCAGAGCCTTACAGATGGGTTACGCACATGTTCCTCCACGGGGGACTTCTGCACATAGTTGGTAATATGATCTACCTGTGGGTCTTCGGCGACAATGTGGAGGATCACTACGGACACTTCCGTTTTCTAGCGCTTTATCTCATGTGGGGGTTGGCCGCCGCCTTTGTTCACTACTGGGCTGTGGCTAGCCAAGCGGCATTGCTATCCGCAGTGGGCGTTGTGGGAGATCCCATGTGGGTGCCTGCCGTAGGCGCCTCGGGGGCTATAAGCGGGGTGCTCGGCGCCTATATGGTGCTCTATCCACACGCGCGGATTTTAACCCTTACTTTTTTCATAGTGATAACGCTGGTGGAAATACCTGCTTGGGCTTACATAGGATTTTGGTTTATTTACCAGCTCTTTTACGGCGCATTGGAGTTCATCACGTTGCAGTCAAGCGGCGTGGCGTACTTCGCCCACATAGGAGGGTTCATTGCGGGGGCTCTGACCGCGTTAATATATAGAAGGAGGCGTGCTGTGCATTACTACTGGTATTGGCAGTAA